One region of Trinickia violacea genomic DNA includes:
- the recN gene encoding DNA repair protein RecN: MLRHLSIRDFVIVAALDLEFDRGFTVFSGETGAGKSILIDALALTLGARADASVVRTGQSRADITAEFATHEQVERWLEEQALSDSGDGDSEDCVLLRRVVDANGRSRAFINGTPATLTQLREVGEMLVDIHGQHAHQLLMRPDAQRDLFDTHAGLTAAAAGVMRAHRGWRDAAHAVELAQTRDRELQLERERLAWQLAELDKLAPQPGEWEEIGAEHRRLSHSANLIEGVQGALNALSESDDAMVAQLGSIVSKLRDLAEIDPALNDALASLEPAEIQLREAAYSLTHYAQRLELDPDRLAQVDKRLDALHSIARKFRLQPETLPEEHEARRAQLAALDAAADLDGLRASEAKAKEAYLVEAKALSKARAKAAKALGAAVTTGMQELSMAGGSFEVALVALTEGGAHGLEQIEFRVAGHAGVPLRPLAKVASGGELARISLALAVIASTASPTPTLIFDEVDTGIGGGVAEVVGRLLHQLGHDRQVLCVTHLPQVAARGDHHFQVAKAADSNGGTVSTVSPLDKASRIEEVARMLGGLEITATTRKHAKEMLTA; the protein is encoded by the coding sequence ATGCTCCGCCACCTCTCGATACGCGACTTCGTCATCGTCGCCGCGCTCGATCTCGAATTCGATCGCGGTTTTACTGTTTTCTCAGGTGAAACGGGCGCCGGCAAATCGATCCTGATCGACGCGCTCGCGCTGACGCTCGGCGCCCGCGCCGACGCGAGCGTCGTGCGCACCGGCCAGAGCCGCGCCGACATCACCGCCGAATTCGCCACCCACGAGCAGGTCGAGCGCTGGCTCGAAGAGCAAGCGCTCAGCGATAGCGGCGACGGCGACAGCGAGGACTGCGTGCTGCTGCGCCGGGTCGTCGATGCGAATGGACGCTCGCGCGCCTTCATCAACGGCACGCCGGCCACGCTCACGCAGTTGCGCGAAGTCGGCGAAATGCTCGTCGATATTCATGGCCAGCACGCGCATCAGTTGCTGATGCGTCCGGACGCGCAGCGCGACTTGTTCGACACCCACGCCGGGCTCACCGCCGCGGCAGCCGGCGTCATGCGCGCACACCGGGGATGGCGCGACGCCGCGCACGCGGTCGAACTGGCGCAAACGCGCGACCGCGAACTGCAACTGGAGCGTGAGCGGCTCGCGTGGCAGCTCGCCGAACTCGACAAGCTCGCGCCGCAGCCGGGCGAATGGGAAGAGATCGGCGCCGAACACCGCCGGCTATCGCATTCGGCGAACCTGATCGAAGGCGTTCAGGGCGCGCTCAACGCGCTGTCCGAATCGGACGATGCGATGGTCGCCCAGCTCGGCTCGATCGTGTCGAAGCTGCGCGATCTCGCCGAGATCGATCCGGCGCTCAACGACGCCCTGGCGTCGCTCGAACCGGCCGAAATCCAATTGCGGGAGGCGGCCTACTCGCTCACGCACTACGCGCAAAGGCTGGAGCTCGATCCGGACCGCCTCGCGCAAGTCGACAAGCGGCTCGACGCGCTGCATTCGATCGCGCGTAAATTCCGCCTGCAGCCCGAGACGCTGCCTGAAGAACACGAAGCCCGCCGCGCGCAGTTGGCGGCGCTCGACGCCGCCGCCGATCTGGACGGACTGCGCGCTTCCGAAGCCAAGGCGAAGGAAGCCTATCTCGTCGAAGCGAAGGCGTTGTCGAAAGCACGCGCGAAGGCGGCGAAGGCGCTCGGCGCGGCAGTGACGACGGGGATGCAGGAATTGTCGATGGCCGGCGGCAGCTTCGAGGTCGCGCTCGTGGCGCTGACCGAAGGCGGCGCCCATGGCCTGGAGCAAATCGAGTTTCGCGTCGCCGGCCACGCGGGCGTGCCGCTGAGGCCGCTCGCGAAAGTGGCGTCCGGCGGCGAACTGGCGCGTATCAGTCTCGCGCTCGCGGTGATCGCGAGCACCGCGAGCCCAACGCCGACGCTGATTTTCGACGAAGTCGATACCGGCATCGGCGGAGGCGTCGCCGAAGTGGTCGGACGCCTATTGCATCAGCTCGGCCACGACCGGCAGGTCCTGTGCGTCACGCACTTGCCGCAAGTCGCGGCGCGCGGCGACCATCATTTCCAAGTGGCCAAGGCCGCCGATAGCAACGGCGGCACGGTCAGCACCGTCTCGCCGCTCGACAAAGCCAGCCGCATCGAGGAAGTCGCGCGGATGCTCGGCGGCCTAGAAATCACCGCCACGACGCGCAAGCACGCGAAGGAAATGCTGACGGCTTAG
- a CDS encoding carbon-nitrogen hydrolase family protein, whose protein sequence is MSEPHPSSTPYRVAALQMVSTPDRERNLDAAGQLIADAAASGAKLVLLPEYFCFMGFKDTDKLTVREPHGDGPIQRFLADAARRHGVWVIGGTLPLVAPEASRVLNTTLVFSPEGDEAARYDKIHLFNFEKGSESFDEARTIRPGDTVRTFDAPFGRVGLSVCYDLRFPELYRQMGDCALIVVPSAFTYTTGRAHWEMLLRARAVENQCYVLAAAQGGTHENGRRTWGHSMLVDPWGEIVAVRDEGAGVVAGDIDLARIAGVRQSLPAWRHRVLA, encoded by the coding sequence ATGAGCGAGCCACACCCTAGTTCCACGCCGTACCGCGTCGCCGCGCTGCAAATGGTCAGCACGCCCGATCGCGAACGCAATCTCGACGCCGCCGGCCAGTTGATCGCCGACGCGGCCGCCAGCGGCGCGAAGCTCGTGCTGCTTCCCGAGTACTTCTGCTTCATGGGATTCAAGGACACCGACAAGCTCACGGTGCGCGAGCCCCACGGCGACGGCCCGATCCAGCGCTTTCTCGCCGACGCGGCGCGTCGGCACGGCGTCTGGGTGATCGGCGGGACGCTGCCGCTCGTGGCGCCGGAAGCGTCGCGGGTGCTGAACACGACGCTCGTGTTCTCGCCCGAAGGCGACGAAGCGGCGCGCTACGACAAAATCCACCTCTTCAACTTCGAGAAAGGCAGCGAGTCGTTCGATGAAGCGCGCACGATCCGGCCGGGTGACACGGTCCGCACGTTCGACGCGCCGTTCGGGCGGGTCGGCCTGTCGGTCTGCTACGATCTGCGCTTTCCGGAGCTGTATCGCCAAATGGGCGACTGCGCGTTGATCGTCGTGCCCTCGGCGTTCACCTACACGACGGGCCGCGCGCATTGGGAGATGCTGCTGCGTGCCCGGGCGGTCGAAAACCAGTGCTACGTGCTCGCCGCGGCCCAAGGCGGCACGCATGAGAACGGCCGCCGCACCTGGGGACACAGCATGCTGGTCGACCCGTGGGGCGAGATCGTCGCGGTCCGCGACGAAGGCGCGGGTGTCGTCGCGGGCGATATCGACCTCGCGCGCATCGCCGGAGTGCGCCAGAGCCTGCCCGCGTGGCGGCATCGCGTATTGGCATGA
- a CDS encoding YhdP family protein, translating into MSARKEAVDPAEAALPRHDHALLRHALRTILTLALVLYFIAIGALVGLRYVLLPRIDDFRPRIETLVSEKLHAQLRIGKLAPHWSGFQPGIDVTDLTIRGRDGKLALDIPHATAAVSWRSLVHFKPTLSSLVVDQPDVLVERSADGSLSVAGVQVPTAHKGNDTFSTWLLEQQAIVLRGGTLRWRDAEHDAPELALRDIRLAILNRGADHRIALQAPANGTVLQGPLDFRAQFRHAHLHAIGKPVNWTGQAYISTGLVDLPALARYMSFPIQTYAGRVANSIWINFSGGHIRSASGDLQGYDVALQVHPTQPKLDVPTADFSWSVDIDPQRDYTLRLSNLRAELGQPPLPDGTPIWRTLAFNTLVGHYRAPSIERGQFMSVTGDRVDLGILAEFSRALPFPRRFLNELVRFDPRGLVANYDMSFERAKPENDEAASEQRVSGAAPIIHYRFKADLQGISLAAQEPPPGLTPKGHPRAGIPGFENLWGAIDADETHGTVALDTVNAAVTVPGAFDNPRLTFDRLSGHGNWTVLPAEPGEKHKPFVITVSDLNVANADTAGRVVANYSNPGHGRGTLDLTANIDHALVTRITRYLPTSISEHLRDYLGHGLQAGMARHGVIEVHGNLDKFPYSIDPKAGIFRITAPFSGGKFDPSPFPPKKLKNGTPDIWPAFDDIDGVFTLKENVLRFDIDKGRYKGVRVTKVAGHIDDLGHKESSPLIIEGQARGPLADLLDYANNSALAGMTNHAADKVRGSGPATLALTLTIPRHPKPHVAVEGSIGFLGNELAANNAPPLSRLTGKVSFTEHSVTLNGINGRWLGGDVRADGALSPSGTYAFNVAGRVAVDAARDLNLHGTAAELLTHVSGSAPYSINVRGAKGRQPEVTASSDLTGLALDLPAPYNKPLGTPMPLSFTFKPLDASDGANLQRADLIFGPLAAAYVLHHPPHEEPTVVRGAIGFNRPADLPDEGVIANIDIQEFDADAWRAFYSGLHATKETLSTDAASASPASSSAGGGTRPAAQYLPSRFALHVDTLKLLHRNWENVVVDASRAGPNWQANIASDQVSGELSWQPGGGRNNEGLLQARLAKVVIPGTVENELVNQVAHAPTTKMPAIDLVVDDLTVRNRDIGRLEVDAHNLDDNGVPVWQLDKFEVSNPAAKLSATANWRTSRRLGADAPDDSPRRTVIDFKLDIADAGALLERFGLPRTVKKGSGSLSGKIGWRGGPTAIDYPTLTGNVAVDLHHGQILKVDPGVAKLLGVLSLQSLSRVLTLNFKDVIGEGLPFESVTGTGQIKNGIGRTDDFRIVTAPARASMKGTVDLAHETQNLNVDVTPTVNAGSAVIAATIINPLLGLGALAANFALSESLAHAFAIHYAISGSWAHPHIERVHGDRGKMVAPVEAAPATAPAESTGE; encoded by the coding sequence ATGTCCGCCCGCAAGGAAGCCGTCGATCCGGCCGAAGCCGCCCTCCCGCGGCACGACCACGCACTGCTCAGGCATGCGTTGCGGACGATTTTGACTCTCGCGCTCGTCCTCTACTTCATCGCGATCGGCGCCCTCGTCGGGCTGCGCTACGTGCTCCTGCCGCGCATCGACGACTTCCGTCCGCGGATCGAAACCCTCGTTTCCGAAAAGCTCCACGCACAACTGCGGATCGGCAAGCTCGCGCCGCACTGGTCCGGCTTCCAGCCGGGCATCGACGTGACCGATCTCACGATCCGCGGCCGCGACGGCAAGCTCGCGCTCGACATCCCGCATGCGACAGCAGCCGTGTCATGGCGCTCGCTCGTGCACTTCAAGCCGACGCTGTCGAGCCTCGTCGTGGACCAGCCGGACGTGCTCGTCGAGCGCTCGGCAGACGGGTCGTTATCGGTCGCGGGCGTGCAGGTGCCGACCGCCCACAAAGGCAACGACACGTTCTCGACCTGGCTCCTCGAGCAGCAGGCGATCGTGCTGCGCGGCGGCACGCTGCGCTGGCGGGACGCCGAGCACGACGCGCCGGAACTCGCGTTGCGCGACATCCGCCTGGCGATCCTGAACCGCGGCGCCGATCACCGCATCGCACTGCAGGCGCCCGCCAACGGCACGGTGCTGCAAGGCCCGCTCGACTTCCGCGCGCAGTTCCGCCACGCGCACCTTCACGCGATCGGCAAGCCGGTGAACTGGACCGGGCAGGCTTACATCTCGACGGGGCTCGTCGATCTGCCGGCGCTCGCGCGCTACATGAGCTTCCCGATTCAAACCTACGCCGGGCGCGTTGCAAACTCAATCTGGATAAATTTCTCGGGCGGCCATATCCGCTCGGCGAGCGGCGACCTGCAAGGCTATGACGTCGCGCTCCAGGTGCACCCGACGCAGCCGAAGCTCGACGTGCCAACCGCCGACTTCTCGTGGTCCGTCGATATCGATCCGCAGCGCGACTACACGCTGCGGCTGTCAAACCTGCGCGCCGAGCTCGGCCAGCCGCCGCTGCCGGACGGCACGCCGATCTGGCGCACGCTCGCGTTCAATACGCTCGTCGGCCACTACCGCGCGCCGAGTATCGAGCGCGGGCAATTCATGAGCGTCACCGGCGACCGCGTGGACCTCGGCATCCTCGCCGAATTCAGCCGCGCGCTGCCGTTCCCGCGGCGCTTCCTCAACGAGCTCGTGCGCTTCGATCCGCGCGGGCTCGTCGCCAACTACGACATGTCGTTCGAGCGCGCAAAGCCCGAGAACGACGAGGCGGCGAGCGAGCAGCGCGTGAGCGGCGCCGCGCCGATCATCCACTACCGCTTCAAGGCCGACCTGCAAGGCATCAGCCTCGCCGCGCAGGAACCGCCGCCGGGCCTCACGCCGAAGGGCCACCCCCGCGCGGGCATCCCGGGCTTCGAGAATCTGTGGGGCGCCATCGATGCGGACGAAACGCACGGCACCGTGGCGCTCGATACCGTCAACGCGGCGGTCACGGTCCCCGGCGCATTCGACAACCCGCGCCTCACATTCGACCGTCTGAGCGGGCACGGCAACTGGACAGTCCTGCCGGCCGAGCCCGGCGAAAAGCATAAGCCGTTCGTAATCACGGTATCCGACCTCAACGTCGCGAACGCCGACACAGCCGGCCGCGTGGTCGCGAACTACTCGAATCCCGGCCACGGCCGCGGCACGCTGGACCTGACGGCCAACATCGACCACGCGCTCGTCACGCGCATCACGCGCTACCTGCCGACCAGCATCAGCGAACACCTGCGCGACTATCTCGGCCACGGGCTGCAAGCCGGCATGGCTCGCCACGGCGTGATCGAAGTGCACGGCAACCTCGACAAATTCCCCTATTCGATCGATCCGAAGGCCGGCATCTTCCGCATCACCGCGCCGTTCTCGGGCGGCAAGTTCGACCCGTCGCCGTTTCCTCCGAAGAAACTGAAGAACGGCACGCCTGACATCTGGCCGGCCTTCGACGATATCGACGGCGTCTTCACGCTCAAGGAAAACGTGCTGCGCTTCGATATCGACAAGGGGCGCTATAAAGGCGTGCGCGTCACCAAGGTGGCCGGACATATCGACGACCTCGGCCACAAAGAAAGCTCGCCGCTCATCATCGAAGGCCAAGCGCGGGGCCCGCTCGCCGACCTGCTGGACTACGCGAACAACAGCGCGCTTGCCGGCATGACCAACCACGCCGCCGATAAAGTGCGCGGCAGCGGCCCGGCGACGCTCGCGCTCACGCTCACGATTCCGCGCCATCCGAAGCCGCATGTGGCTGTCGAAGGGTCGATCGGTTTTCTCGGCAACGAACTCGCGGCCAACAATGCGCCGCCGCTCTCGCGGCTCACCGGCAAGGTCAGCTTCACCGAACACTCGGTTACGCTGAACGGGATCAACGGACGCTGGCTCGGCGGCGACGTGCGCGCCGACGGCGCGCTCAGCCCGAGCGGCACCTATGCGTTCAACGTCGCGGGACGCGTCGCCGTCGACGCCGCGCGCGACCTCAATCTGCACGGTACGGCCGCCGAGCTACTGACACACGTTTCCGGCAGCGCGCCTTACTCGATCAACGTGCGCGGCGCGAAGGGCCGCCAGCCGGAAGTCACGGCGAGCTCGGACCTGACCGGCCTCGCGCTCGATCTGCCGGCGCCGTACAACAAGCCGCTCGGCACGCCGATGCCGCTCTCGTTCACCTTCAAGCCGCTCGACGCGAGCGACGGCGCCAACCTGCAGCGCGCCGACCTGATCTTCGGTCCGCTCGCGGCCGCCTACGTGCTGCACCACCCGCCGCATGAGGAGCCGACGGTCGTGCGCGGCGCGATCGGCTTCAACCGGCCTGCGGACCTGCCCGACGAGGGCGTGATCGCCAATATCGACATCCAGGAGTTCGATGCCGACGCCTGGCGCGCTTTCTATAGCGGGCTGCATGCCACCAAGGAAACCCTATCGACGGATGCCGCCAGCGCGAGCCCAGCCAGTTCGAGCGCAGGCGGCGGCACCCGCCCCGCCGCCCAATACCTGCCGAGCCGCTTCGCGCTGCACGTCGATACGCTGAAGCTCCTGCATCGCAATTGGGAAAACGTGGTCGTCGACGCGTCGCGCGCCGGCCCCAACTGGCAGGCGAATATCGCGTCCGATCAGGTCTCGGGCGAGCTGTCTTGGCAGCCCGGCGGCGGACGCAACAACGAAGGACTGCTGCAAGCGCGCCTCGCCAAAGTCGTGATCCCGGGCACGGTGGAAAATGAGCTGGTCAACCAGGTCGCCCACGCGCCCACAACGAAAATGCCGGCGATCGATCTCGTCGTCGACGACCTCACCGTGCGCAATCGCGACATCGGCAGGCTCGAAGTCGACGCCCACAATCTCGACGACAACGGCGTGCCGGTCTGGCAGCTCGACAAGTTCGAAGTGAGCAATCCGGCCGCCAAGCTCTCGGCCACCGCCAACTGGCGCACCTCGCGCCGCCTCGGCGCCGACGCGCCGGACGACTCGCCGCGGCGCACCGTCATCGACTTCAAGCTCGACATCGCCGACGCCGGCGCGCTGCTCGAACGCTTCGGCCTGCCGCGCACAGTGAAAAAGGGCAGCGGATCGCTCTCGGGCAAGATCGGCTGGCGCGGCGGCCCGACTGCGATCGACTACCCGACGCTCACCGGCAACGTCGCGGTCGATTTGCATCATGGGCAGATCCTGAAGGTCGACCCGGGCGTCGCGAAGCTGCTCGGCGTGCTGAGCCTGCAAAGCCTCTCGCGCGTCTTGACACTCAATTTCAAGGACGTGATCGGCGAGGGTCTTCCGTTCGAGAGCGTGACGGGCACCGGCCAGATCAAGAACGGCATCGGCCGCACCGACGATTTCCGGATCGTGACCGCACCGGCCCGCGCGAGCATGAAGGGCACCGTCGATCTCGCGCACGAGACGCAGAACCTGAACGTCGACGTGACGCCGACCGTGAACGCCGGCTCGGCAGTGATCGCCGCGACGATCATCAATCCGCTCCTCGGGCTGGGCGCGCTCGCCGCGAACTTCGCGCTGTCGGAATCGCTCGCGCACGCGTTCGCGATTCATTACGCGATCAGCGGATCGTGGGCGCATCCGCACATCGAGCGGGTCCACGGCGATCGCGGTAAGATGGTCGCTCCGGTCGAGGCGGCTCCGGCCACGGCCCCCGCCGAGTCAACGGGCGAGTGA
- the glnE gene encoding bifunctional [glutamate--ammonia ligase]-adenylyl-L-tyrosine phosphorylase/[glutamate--ammonia-ligase] adenylyltransferase, whose product MTDVSLLSSSYSNYAARAIAARPELASRIAAWAKEPLTRERIDARLDALIAEQGGTADAPLAEDALRRVLRQLRTEVFCAVMERDLAGHGDVAEVTGTMTDLAEATIQRALAVLSAELEALYGEPRGPGGERLSLGVVGMGKLGGRELNASSDIDLIFVYEDDGETAGGTRSAIATQEFFTRLGRRLIGALAEVTSDGYVFRVDMRLRPNGDSGPLVCSLGMLEEYFYVQGREWERYAWIKGRLVSEHESAAAKRLATQLDALVKPFVYRRYLDFGVIGAIRALHLQIRQEAQRRATMRPDKADDIKLGRGGIREIEFSAQVFQLIRGGQDAGFRIRPTLAVLRHAAARGLIAPKVCADLTHAYKFLRVLEHRLQYRNDAQTHAMPVDPDERARLAASLGFSDYAALMAQLDGYREMVEAQFDQIFADKVSGDGGCGVAEDGTAAWVWSSALDDDSAEGTLLERLAELGFGEPADLLTRMRAVWQSSRYAGLPEKSRQRFDTIAKRALEAASSLEPAEKRGQTIARLFDLLEAIGRRGAYLALLNEYPAALDRVLAVLGASRWAAGYLIRHPQLLDELLDDEAIASPFDWAEFKTSLRARLAAAADVEQQMDLLRHAHQAEVFRILLIDLAGKLSVEHVSDRLSELADSVLDVTIEAVWKHLAKRHREVPRFAVIAYGKLGGKELGYASDLDLIFLYDDPDDAAADVYATFTRRLITWLTTATGAGTLFDVDLRLRPNGESGLLITDLDAFRRYQLREGDAANTAWVWEHQALTRARFCAGDAEIGAQFEAIREQVLTTPREAAPLSAEIVAMRERVHAGHPNRTELFDLKHDRGGMVDIEFIVQYWVLLHAQRHPEMIRNTGNIALLREVSRFGLMSPEEAETVGGAYRTYRKMQHKLRLDGMETARVVPERVADEKAAVLRLWQRVFG is encoded by the coding sequence ATGACTGATGTCTCCCTCCTGAGTTCCAGCTATTCGAACTATGCGGCGCGGGCGATTGCGGCCCGTCCGGAATTGGCCTCGCGCATCGCGGCTTGGGCCAAGGAGCCGCTTACCCGGGAGCGCATCGACGCGCGGCTCGATGCGCTCATCGCCGAGCAAGGCGGCACGGCTGATGCCCCGCTCGCCGAAGACGCGTTGCGCCGCGTGCTGCGCCAGTTGCGCACGGAGGTGTTCTGCGCGGTGATGGAGCGCGATCTCGCGGGGCATGGGGATGTCGCCGAAGTCACCGGCACGATGACGGACCTGGCCGAAGCGACCATCCAACGCGCGCTCGCAGTGCTGTCGGCGGAGCTCGAAGCGCTCTATGGCGAGCCGCGCGGACCCGGCGGCGAGCGGCTCTCGCTGGGCGTCGTGGGGATGGGCAAGCTCGGCGGGCGCGAGCTGAACGCGTCGTCCGACATCGATCTGATCTTTGTCTACGAGGACGACGGCGAGACCGCGGGCGGCACGCGTTCGGCCATCGCGACGCAGGAATTCTTCACGCGGCTCGGGCGGCGGCTCATCGGTGCGCTCGCTGAAGTGACGTCCGACGGATACGTGTTCCGCGTCGATATGCGGCTGCGCCCGAACGGCGATTCGGGCCCGCTCGTATGCAGCCTGGGGATGCTCGAAGAATATTTCTACGTGCAGGGCCGCGAATGGGAGCGCTATGCGTGGATCAAGGGGCGGCTCGTCTCCGAGCACGAGAGCGCCGCCGCCAAACGGCTCGCGACGCAGCTCGACGCGCTCGTCAAGCCGTTCGTCTACCGGCGCTATCTGGACTTCGGCGTGATCGGCGCGATCCGCGCGCTGCATTTGCAGATTCGCCAGGAAGCGCAGCGCCGCGCGACGATGCGCCCCGACAAGGCCGACGACATCAAGCTCGGCCGCGGCGGCATTCGCGAGATCGAGTTCAGCGCGCAAGTGTTCCAGCTGATCCGCGGCGGACAGGATGCCGGCTTCCGGATTCGTCCGACGCTTGCCGTGCTGCGCCATGCGGCGGCGCGCGGTCTGATCGCGCCTAAGGTTTGCGCGGATCTCACGCATGCCTATAAGTTTTTGCGCGTGCTCGAGCACCGGCTCCAGTACCGCAATGACGCGCAGACTCACGCGATGCCTGTCGACCCCGACGAGCGCGCGCGCCTCGCCGCGTCGCTCGGTTTCTCCGACTACGCGGCGTTGATGGCGCAACTCGACGGTTACCGGGAAATGGTCGAAGCGCAGTTCGATCAGATCTTCGCCGATAAGGTGAGCGGCGACGGCGGCTGCGGCGTGGCGGAGGACGGCACGGCCGCCTGGGTCTGGAGCAGCGCGCTCGACGACGACAGCGCCGAGGGCACGCTGCTCGAACGCCTCGCCGAACTCGGCTTCGGCGAACCCGCCGATTTGCTCACGCGCATGCGCGCGGTCTGGCAATCGTCGCGCTATGCGGGGCTGCCGGAGAAGAGCCGCCAACGCTTCGACACGATCGCGAAGCGCGCGCTCGAAGCCGCTTCCTCGCTCGAGCCCGCCGAAAAGCGCGGCCAAACGATCGCGCGCCTGTTCGATTTGCTCGAAGCGATCGGCCGGCGCGGGGCCTATCTGGCGCTGCTCAATGAATATCCGGCGGCGCTCGATCGCGTGCTCGCGGTGCTCGGCGCGTCGCGCTGGGCGGCGGGCTATCTGATCCGCCATCCGCAGCTGCTCGACGAACTGCTCGACGACGAAGCGATCGCGAGCCCGTTCGACTGGGCGGAGTTCAAGACGTCGCTGCGCGCGCGGCTCGCAGCGGCGGCCGATGTCGAGCAGCAGATGGACCTGCTGCGCCACGCGCACCAGGCCGAGGTGTTCCGTATCCTGCTGATCGATTTGGCCGGGAAGCTGTCGGTCGAGCATGTCAGCGATCGCTTGTCGGAGCTCGCCGATTCGGTGCTCGACGTGACGATCGAAGCCGTCTGGAAGCACTTGGCGAAGCGCCATCGCGAGGTGCCGCGCTTCGCCGTGATCGCCTACGGCAAGCTCGGCGGCAAGGAACTGGGCTACGCGTCCGATCTCGATCTGATCTTCCTCTACGACGACCCGGACGACGCAGCCGCCGACGTCTATGCCACCTTCACGCGACGCCTCATCACGTGGCTCACGACGGCGACCGGCGCGGGCACGCTGTTCGACGTCGACCTGCGCTTGCGGCCGAACGGCGAATCGGGCCTCCTGATCACCGACCTCGACGCGTTCCGCCGCTACCAATTGCGCGAGGGCGACGCGGCGAACACCGCGTGGGTCTGGGAGCATCAAGCGCTGACGCGCGCGCGCTTTTGCGCGGGCGATGCCGAAATCGGCGCGCAATTCGAGGCGATCCGCGAGCAGGTGCTGACGACGCCGCGCGAAGCCGCGCCGCTCTCCGCGGAGATCGTCGCGATGCGCGAACGGGTGCATGCAGGTCACCCGAACCGCACCGAATTGTTCGACCTGAAGCACGATCGCGGCGGGATGGTCGATATCGAGTTCATCGTCCAGTACTGGGTGCTGCTGCACGCGCAACGGCATCCGGAGATGATCCGCAACACCGGCAATATCGCGCTATTGCGCGAGGTGTCGCGCTTTGGGCTGATGAGCCCGGAAGAGGCGGAGACCGTGGGCGGCGCGTACCGGACGTATCGGAAGATGCAGCACAAGCTGCGTCTGGACGGGATGGAGACTGCGCGGGTCGTGCCGGAGCGCGTCGCCGACGAGAAGGCGGCGGTGTTGCGGCTTTGGCAGCGGGTGTTTGGCTGA
- a CDS encoding NAD kinase, translating to MEIGSQFKTVALVGRSNTPAISEPLMALAACIAKRGLEVVFEAETARDIGVTGYPALTPAEIGARADVAVVLGGDGTMLGLGRQLAPYRTPLIGINHGRLGFITDIAAADMQQVVPQMLAGSFEREERSLLESRIMRNGEPIYHALAFNDVVVNRSGFSGMAELHVSVDGRFMYNQRSDGLIVATPTGSTAYALSSQGPILHPQLGGIVLVPIAPHALSNRPIVLPDDSKVSIQIIAGRDVNVNFDMQSFTALELNDTIDVRRSRHTVPVLHPVGYSYYATLRKKLHWNEHPSLDNDSLE from the coding sequence ATGGAAATTGGCAGCCAGTTCAAGACCGTTGCGCTCGTCGGGCGCAGCAACACACCGGCCATCAGCGAGCCGCTGATGGCGCTCGCCGCGTGCATCGCAAAGCGCGGGCTGGAGGTCGTCTTCGAAGCGGAGACGGCGCGCGATATCGGCGTGACAGGCTATCCGGCGCTCACCCCCGCGGAGATCGGCGCGCGCGCGGACGTGGCCGTCGTGCTCGGCGGCGACGGCACGATGCTGGGCCTCGGCCGGCAGCTGGCGCCGTACAGGACGCCGCTGATCGGCATCAACCATGGGCGGCTCGGCTTCATCACCGATATCGCCGCGGCCGACATGCAGCAAGTCGTCCCGCAGATGCTCGCAGGCAGCTTCGAGCGGGAAGAGCGCTCGCTGCTCGAGTCGAGGATCATGCGCAACGGCGAGCCGATCTACCACGCGCTCGCGTTCAACGACGTGGTCGTGAACCGCAGCGGCTTTTCCGGCATGGCGGAATTGCACGTCTCGGTGGACGGCCGCTTCATGTACAACCAGCGCTCGGACGGGCTGATCGTCGCAACGCCGACCGGTTCGACCGCCTACGCGCTGTCGTCGCAAGGGCCGATCCTGCATCCGCAGCTGGGCGGCATCGTGCTCGTGCCGATCGCGCCGCACGCGCTGTCCAACCGGCCGATCGTGCTGCCCGACGACAGCAAGGTCAGCATCCAGATCATCGCGGGTCGCGACGTCAACGTGAACTTCGACATGCAATCGTTCACCGCGCTCGAGCTCAACGATACGATCGACGTGCGCCGTTCGCGCCATACCGTGCCAGTCCTGCATCCGGTCGGCTACAGCTACTACGCGACGCTCAGAAAGAAGCTGCACTGGAACGAGCACCCGTCGCTCGACAACGACTCGCTCGAGTAA